In Janibacter cremeus, a genomic segment contains:
- a CDS encoding amidase yields MSPHTPASAPYDEIQEEHDSRRVSAFTDDALGTHDATGVAEEIRSGRISAQEAVDAAIARVGAVDPALGATMVRDFERARRRAGHVPAGTSAPFAGVPTAIKDNVHAAGLPMTMGSDALPTSAVEVDGPFVKQFLSTGVVPVTTTTCPPFGWTATTERPERRVTRNPWASGYSSGGSSGGSAALVASGALPIAHGNDGGGSIRIPAAACGLVGLKASRGRLLGDPTTDQAPINIVVNGALTRSVRDTANFIAAAERYQPAGKLPPIGLVEGPGARRLRIGMMLDSPLIGPSDPQTRAAVEAVGALLAGLGHDLEADVDVPVPDFFKTDFEDYWGLLAFASKVGGKSLYGPDFDPARLDNLTNGLAAKARRRLARLPLAMARLAVTRVGAERLFPGRLDLLLTPTLCHTTPRIGYLSGDLDFDTHMERLTQYVGFTPLHNASGQPSISLPLGHTDDGRPIGVMFSARRGQERLLLELAFELEAAAPFARIDG; encoded by the coding sequence ATGAGTCCCCACACCCCCGCCTCGGCCCCGTACGACGAGATCCAGGAGGAGCACGACTCCCGCCGGGTCTCGGCCTTCACCGACGACGCACTCGGGACCCACGACGCCACCGGCGTCGCGGAGGAGATCCGCTCGGGTCGGATCAGCGCCCAAGAGGCGGTCGACGCCGCCATTGCACGGGTCGGGGCCGTCGACCCCGCGCTCGGCGCCACGATGGTGCGCGACTTCGAGCGGGCCCGCCGCCGGGCCGGCCACGTGCCGGCGGGGACGTCGGCTCCCTTCGCCGGGGTGCCCACCGCGATCAAGGACAACGTCCACGCGGCCGGCCTGCCGATGACCATGGGCTCCGACGCCCTCCCGACGAGTGCGGTCGAAGTCGACGGGCCCTTCGTCAAGCAGTTCCTCTCCACCGGGGTGGTGCCGGTGACGACCACGACCTGTCCTCCCTTCGGCTGGACCGCGACGACCGAGCGGCCGGAGAGGCGCGTGACCCGCAACCCCTGGGCCTCGGGGTACTCCTCGGGTGGGTCCTCCGGCGGCTCGGCGGCACTCGTCGCCTCCGGCGCGCTGCCGATCGCCCACGGCAACGACGGCGGCGGCTCGATCCGCATCCCCGCCGCGGCATGCGGCCTCGTCGGCCTCAAGGCCAGTCGCGGCCGGCTCCTCGGTGACCCGACGACCGATCAGGCCCCGATCAACATCGTCGTCAACGGCGCCCTGACCCGCAGCGTGCGCGACACCGCGAACTTCATCGCTGCCGCCGAGCGCTACCAGCCAGCCGGCAAGCTGCCGCCCATCGGGCTCGTCGAGGGACCCGGCGCCCGCCGGCTGCGCATCGGGATGATGCTCGACTCGCCGCTCATCGGCCCCTCCGACCCGCAGACCCGCGCCGCCGTCGAAGCCGTCGGAGCCCTCCTGGCCGGCCTGGGCCACGACCTCGAGGCCGACGTCGACGTGCCGGTCCCGGACTTCTTCAAGACCGACTTCGAGGACTACTGGGGGCTGCTGGCCTTCGCCTCCAAGGTCGGGGGGAAGAGCCTCTACGGCCCGGACTTCGACCCTGCACGCCTGGACAACCTCACCAATGGCCTCGCCGCGAAGGCCAGGCGTCGGTTGGCGCGCCTGCCGCTGGCGATGGCCCGGCTGGCCGTGACCCGGGTCGGGGCGGAGAGGCTCTTTCCCGGACGGCTCGACCTGCTGCTCACGCCGACTCTCTGCCACACGACGCCACGGATCGGCTACCTCTCCGGGGACCTCGACTTCGACACGCACATGGAGCGCCTGACGCAGTACGTCGGCTTCACCCCGCTGCACAACGCCAGTGGCCAGCCGTCGATCTCGCTGCCGCTCGGGCACACCGACGACGGGCGGCCGATCGGGGTCATGTTCTCCGCCCGGCGCGGGCAGGAGCGACTGCTGCTCGAGCTGGCCTTCGAGCTGGAGGCCGCGGCCCCCTTCGCCCGTATCGACGGCTGA
- a CDS encoding ABC transporter permease, whose amino-acid sequence MKWILDHLDDITSLGLQHIWLSGVPVLLGLVIAIPVGWLATRTRWLRGILITGSGLLYTIPSLALFVLMPLVLGTSILDPLNVVVAMTIYTIALLVRSVVDGLTSVPDEVARSATAMGYTSVRRFFGVDLPLAVPVIAAGLRVAAVSSVSMVSIASLIGVDQLGDLLIDGFNRKIAGELLAGILASVLLAIVFDLLIRVAEHTLTPWRRAHQGGSA is encoded by the coding sequence ATGAAGTGGATCCTCGACCACCTGGACGACATCACCTCCCTGGGGCTGCAGCACATCTGGCTCTCCGGGGTGCCGGTGCTGCTCGGGCTGGTCATCGCGATCCCGGTCGGCTGGCTGGCCACCCGGACCCGGTGGCTGCGCGGCATCCTGATCACCGGGTCGGGACTGCTCTACACGATCCCGTCGTTGGCGCTCTTCGTGCTGATGCCGCTCGTCCTGGGCACCAGCATCCTCGATCCGCTCAACGTCGTCGTGGCGATGACGATCTACACGATCGCCCTGCTCGTACGCTCGGTCGTCGACGGGCTGACCTCGGTGCCGGACGAGGTCGCGCGCTCGGCCACGGCGATGGGATACACCTCCGTACGCCGGTTCTTCGGAGTGGACCTGCCGCTGGCCGTCCCGGTGATCGCCGCCGGCCTGCGGGTGGCGGCGGTGAGCAGCGTCAGCATGGTCTCGATCGCCTCGCTCATCGGCGTCGACCAGCTCGGTGACCTGCTCATCGACGGCTTCAACCGCAAGATCGCGGGTGAGCTGCTCGCCGGCATCCTCGCCTCGGTCCTGCTGGCGATCGTCTTCGACCTGCTGATCCGGGTGGCGGAGCACACGCTCACCCCGTGGCGACGCGCACACCAGGGGGGCAGCGCATGA
- a CDS encoding enoyl-CoA hydratase/isomerase family protein, with protein sequence MPDFTPGSTGTEEVLFACDGVLGRVLLNRPRAINSLTRDMVVAMQAQLTAWEGEDAITAIAIEGAGEKGLCAGGDVRAVREAHLAGGPGGVDFWADEYALDAQIAEYPKPVIAVMDGVVMGGGLGISMFADARWATERSRIAMPETIIGFFPDVGATYLLSRAPGELGTHMAMTGATVTGADAVHVGLADSVVDSASIPDLLAAVAAGGPVETAPSTGGEGAVLGSHVPRGRSEGPRARASKGGVSDAATEGDLAGAREWIDECYAGDDPAAVIERLRGHANPQAQVAAKEISMRSPLSVAVTLEALRRAADATSVREVLRTDTIVSANLLHRPDFSEGVRALLVDKDKQPRWEHPDLVSVPRSAVRELFSQ encoded by the coding sequence ATGCCTGACTTCACCCCCGGCAGCACCGGCACCGAAGAGGTGCTCTTCGCCTGTGACGGCGTGCTCGGCCGCGTCCTGCTCAACCGCCCCCGGGCGATCAACTCGCTCACCCGCGACATGGTCGTGGCGATGCAGGCCCAGCTGACGGCCTGGGAGGGCGAGGACGCGATCACCGCCATCGCGATCGAGGGAGCAGGGGAGAAGGGGTTGTGTGCGGGCGGTGACGTCCGCGCCGTCCGCGAGGCGCACCTGGCCGGGGGGCCCGGAGGGGTGGACTTCTGGGCCGACGAGTACGCCCTCGACGCGCAGATCGCGGAGTACCCCAAGCCGGTCATCGCCGTCATGGACGGGGTCGTCATGGGTGGTGGCCTCGGTATCTCGATGTTCGCCGACGCCCGCTGGGCGACCGAGCGTTCCCGGATCGCCATGCCCGAGACGATCATCGGGTTCTTCCCCGACGTCGGCGCGACCTATCTGCTCTCCCGGGCGCCGGGCGAGCTCGGCACGCACATGGCGATGACCGGCGCGACGGTCACCGGTGCCGACGCGGTCCACGTAGGGCTGGCAGACAGCGTCGTCGACTCCGCGAGCATCCCGGACCTCCTCGCGGCAGTTGCCGCCGGCGGTCCGGTCGAGACCGCCCCGAGCACAGGTGGCGAAGGCGCCGTCCTTGGGTCCCACGTTCCGCGTGGGCGGAGTGAGGGCCCCCGGGCCCGAGCCTCGAAGGGGGGCGTGTCCGACGCCGCGACGGAGGGCGACCTCGCAGGCGCCCGCGAGTGGATAGACGAGTGTTACGCCGGCGACGATCCGGCCGCGGTCATCGAACGACTCCGCGGGCACGCGAACCCGCAGGCGCAGGTGGCGGCCAAGGAGATCTCCATGCGCTCGCCGCTGTCCGTGGCCGTCACCCTCGAGGCGCTGCGCCGCGCTGCCGACGCCACCTCGGTGCGCGAGGTGCTGCGGACGGACACGATCGTCAGCGCCAACCTGCTGCACCGCCCAGACTTCAGCGAGGGCGTGCGCGCGCTGCTCGTCGACAAGGACAAACAGCCTCGGTGGGAGCACCCGGATCTGGTGTCGGTGCCGCGTTCCGCCGTCCGGGAGCTCTTCAGCCAGTAG
- a CDS encoding ABC transporter substrate-binding protein, with product MTPSRSLRPALIAIACAGALGLSACGGDSDPLASSSSDEGGGSGGEVVVGSADFSESILLANIYAGALTADDVNASTKTGIGSREVYLKALDEGSVDVMPEYTGALALYYDKDFDEVDPDKTYAALQDLLPEGMAVLEKSAAEDKDSIVVTQETAESKDLQSIGDLEDVADDMTLGAPAEFKERAQGIPGLETTYGVTFGDFRALKPGQSMSGALANGQIDAANIFSTDPAIVENDFAVLDDPKMLYGSQNVVPLVRTQVEDQVADTLDEVSSKLTTEKLQEMLRQTDVEKKDPDAVAADFLEAEGLD from the coding sequence ATGACCCCGTCCCGCTCCCTTCGCCCCGCACTGATCGCGATCGCCTGCGCAGGCGCGCTCGGCCTGTCCGCCTGTGGTGGCGACAGCGATCCGCTCGCCTCGTCCTCCTCCGACGAAGGGGGTGGATCCGGTGGGGAGGTCGTCGTCGGGTCCGCGGACTTCTCCGAGTCGATCCTGCTGGCGAACATCTACGCCGGCGCACTCACGGCCGACGACGTCAACGCCTCGACCAAGACCGGCATCGGCTCCCGCGAGGTCTACCTCAAGGCCCTCGATGAGGGTTCGGTCGACGTCATGCCCGAGTACACGGGCGCGCTCGCGCTTTACTACGACAAGGACTTCGACGAGGTCGACCCGGACAAGACGTACGCGGCACTGCAGGACCTGCTGCCCGAGGGCATGGCCGTGCTCGAGAAGTCCGCGGCCGAGGACAAGGACTCGATCGTCGTCACCCAGGAGACCGCCGAGTCGAAGGACCTGCAGAGCATCGGTGACCTCGAGGACGTGGCCGATGACATGACCCTCGGCGCACCGGCGGAGTTCAAGGAGCGTGCGCAGGGCATCCCCGGGCTGGAGACGACGTACGGAGTGACCTTCGGTGACTTCCGGGCGCTCAAGCCGGGGCAGTCGATGAGCGGCGCGCTGGCCAACGGGCAGATCGACGCCGCCAACATCTTCAGCACCGACCCGGCGATCGTGGAGAACGACTTCGCGGTCCTCGACGACCCGAAGATGCTGTACGGAAGCCAGAACGTCGTGCCGCTCGTGCGCACGCAGGTGGAGGACCAGGTCGCCGACACCCTCGACGAGGTCTCCTCGAAGCTGACCACCGAGAAGCTGCAGGAGATGCTGCGCCAGACCGATGTGGAGAAGAAGGACCCGGACGCGGTGGCCGCGGACTTCCTCGAGGCTGAGGGACTCGACTGA
- a CDS encoding ABC transporter ATP-binding protein — MIELEGVTKRFPGGALAVDDLSLSAPERAITVLVGPSGCGKTTTLRMINRMVDPTSGTIRIDGTDIHEMDPAQLRRGIGYVIQHGGLFPHHTVERNVAAVPLLLGEKSRTAFDRARELLERVGMDPALGRRYPSQLSGGQQQRVGVARALAADPPVMLMDEPFSAVDPVVREQLQDEFLRLQGELGKTIVMVTHDIDEAIKLGDHVAVLRTGGVLAQMATPRDLLASPADGFVADFLGKDRGYRALGFDAEEYPVHEELTVVIGTPVGTAGGSADSDGWVLVTDEERHPLGWARPADAEDAVTREDLALGGTLATVDGPLRGALDAALSSPSRRGVVVDDDGLLVGTCLATEVLEVIESRDRQQAPSGARP; from the coding sequence ATGATCGAGCTCGAGGGCGTGACCAAGCGGTTCCCCGGTGGAGCGCTGGCCGTCGATGACCTGAGCCTGAGCGCACCGGAGCGGGCCATCACCGTGCTCGTGGGCCCCTCCGGATGCGGCAAGACGACCACCCTGCGGATGATCAACCGGATGGTCGACCCCACCTCCGGCACCATCCGCATCGACGGGACCGACATCCACGAGATGGATCCGGCGCAGCTGCGTCGTGGCATCGGGTACGTCATCCAGCACGGGGGCCTCTTCCCGCACCACACCGTCGAGCGCAACGTCGCCGCAGTGCCGCTGCTGCTCGGTGAGAAGAGCCGTACGGCATTCGACCGCGCGCGTGAGCTCCTCGAGCGAGTCGGCATGGACCCCGCGCTCGGTCGGCGCTACCCCAGCCAGCTCTCCGGGGGGCAGCAGCAGCGTGTCGGCGTCGCCCGCGCGCTCGCGGCGGACCCGCCGGTGATGCTCATGGACGAGCCCTTCTCGGCCGTCGACCCGGTCGTGCGTGAGCAACTGCAGGACGAGTTCCTGCGGCTGCAGGGCGAGCTCGGCAAGACCATCGTCATGGTCACCCACGACATCGACGAGGCGATCAAGCTCGGCGACCACGTCGCCGTACTGCGGACCGGGGGAGTGCTCGCCCAGATGGCCACCCCCCGCGACCTGCTCGCCTCACCGGCGGACGGCTTCGTCGCCGACTTCCTCGGCAAGGACCGCGGCTACCGCGCGCTGGGCTTCGACGCGGAGGAGTACCCCGTGCACGAGGAGCTGACCGTGGTCATCGGTACTCCAGTGGGAACCGCGGGCGGCAGCGCGGACTCCGACGGCTGGGTCCTCGTCACCGACGAGGAGCGTCACCCGCTCGGCTGGGCCCGTCCCGCCGACGCCGAGGACGCGGTCACCCGGGAGGACCTCGCTCTGGGTGGCACCCTGGCCACGGTGGATGGGCCCCTGCGCGGGGCACTCGACGCGGCCCTGTCCTCGCCCAGCCGGCGCGGTGTCGTCGTGGATGACGACGGCCTCCTCGTGGGCACCTGCCTGGCGACCGAGGTGCTGGAGGTCATCGAGTCCAGGGACCGGCAGCAGGCACCGAGCGGCGCGAGGCCCTGA
- a CDS encoding SPW repeat protein, with protein MHKWTRWQDWVALVAGAIALLAPLVTTTDARATWTMVVLGGLTVLASAYSLYTPGEQDTMSEGSHAVLGVLLFIAPWVMGFADMGGLAWTAWITGVVTFIVGAITLPQVSARMHRPAASH; from the coding sequence ATGCACAAGTGGACTCGATGGCAGGACTGGGTGGCTCTGGTCGCCGGCGCGATCGCGTTGCTGGCCCCTCTGGTCACCACGACGGACGCACGCGCGACGTGGACGATGGTCGTCCTCGGCGGACTGACCGTGCTCGCGTCGGCCTATTCCCTCTACACCCCCGGTGAGCAGGACACGATGAGCGAGGGCTCGCACGCCGTCCTCGGGGTGCTGCTCTTCATCGCCCCGTGGGTCATGGGCTTCGCCGACATGGGCGGTCTTGCGTGGACTGCATGGATCACCGGAGTAGTCACGTTCATCGTCGGCGCGATCACGCTGCCGCAGGTCAGCGCTCGCATGCACCGTCCGGCTGCTTCGCACTAG
- a CDS encoding ABC transporter permease — MIVDILQWLLSGEEWSGDGGILARLLEHIAYTLLVIVVAGLIAIPAGLWIGHTGRGRWMVTVANALRAIPTLGLLFALTLVLLPLLPGASAFIVPSVAVLVLLAIPPILSGTYSGVEAVDPAALDAAHGIGMTGRQVLRSVEVPIALPLLISGIRAAVLQVVATATIAAYVGLGGLGRYLIDGLAISDYVSTAGGAVLVAVLALALDAPFALLGRLMVSPGLTGRTPRRVLRRTDPTPAGGTA; from the coding sequence ATGATCGTCGACATCCTGCAGTGGCTGCTCAGCGGCGAGGAGTGGTCCGGCGACGGCGGGATCCTCGCGCGTCTCCTGGAACACATCGCGTACACACTTCTGGTGATCGTCGTGGCCGGTCTCATCGCCATCCCGGCCGGGCTGTGGATCGGGCACACCGGCCGGGGCCGCTGGATGGTCACGGTCGCCAACGCCCTGCGTGCCATCCCCACCCTCGGTCTTCTCTTCGCGCTCACCCTCGTGCTCCTGCCGTTGCTGCCGGGGGCCTCTGCCTTCATCGTGCCGAGCGTCGCGGTCCTGGTGCTGCTGGCCATCCCGCCGATCCTGTCGGGCACCTACTCCGGCGTGGAAGCGGTCGACCCCGCCGCGCTCGACGCCGCCCACGGCATCGGCATGACCGGCCGACAGGTGCTGCGCTCGGTCGAGGTCCCGATCGCGCTGCCACTGCTGATCTCCGGGATCCGTGCCGCGGTCCTGCAGGTCGTCGCCACCGCCACGATCGCCGCCTACGTCGGTCTCGGGGGACTGGGCCGCTACCTCATCGACGGCCTGGCGATCTCCGACTACGTGAGCACGGCCGGTGGCGCGGTCCTCGTGGCGGTCCTCGCTCTGGCGCTGGATGCCCCCTTCGCGCTCCTGGGCAGGCTCATGGTCTCGCCCGGACTGACGGGACGCACCCCCCGTCGTGTACTTCGCAGAACCGACCCCACCCCAGCAGGAGGCACCGCATGA
- a CDS encoding SLC13 family permease produces the protein MSQPPPVPEGRTHTDAPEADNWDDPDQRSPGERAGDEPQRTIRVRRVGLLAGVIGALIVYWLMPGDAPTAARVTAGIAVLMGIWWMTEAIPIPVTALIPLVAFPVIGGADIADVGASYGSDIIFLFMGGFILALAMQRWNLHRRIALVTVRAMGTNPAMVIAGFMVATGFLSMWVSNTATAVMMLPIGVSVLMLVVGLEDEPDLAEAAEAEAGDTGEATGDDPPEQGVLKTNFGSALMLGIAYAASIGSLGTIIGTPPNTLLVGYLSKNHDIEIGFGQWMLVGVPLSVVFMVICWFLLTKVIFRPEIDEIPGGRALMSRELGKLGPMSTGEKGVLAIFVLAAASWVGVPLIWPDNTPISDAGIAMVVAVVLFLLPAGAARGVRLLDWESAVQLPWGVLLLFGGGLALSGQFESSGLTKWIGSQAKGLDGVPVILLVVVFGATIIFLTELTSNTATAATFLPVAGGVAVGLDLSPLLLTIPVALAATSAFMLPVATPPNAIAFGSGYVTIPQMMKGGIWLNLIGVVLVTVTVMTLAVWVFSITY, from the coding sequence ATGAGTCAGCCGCCACCCGTCCCGGAGGGCCGCACGCACACCGACGCCCCCGAGGCGGACAACTGGGACGATCCCGACCAGCGCTCGCCCGGTGAGCGGGCCGGCGACGAGCCGCAGCGCACGATCCGCGTGCGTAGGGTGGGCCTGCTGGCGGGAGTGATCGGCGCGCTCATCGTCTACTGGCTGATGCCGGGCGACGCGCCGACCGCCGCGAGGGTGACTGCCGGTATCGCTGTGCTCATGGGCATCTGGTGGATGACCGAGGCCATCCCGATCCCCGTGACCGCGCTGATCCCCCTGGTCGCCTTCCCCGTGATCGGCGGGGCCGACATCGCCGACGTGGGCGCCTCGTACGGCAGCGACATCATCTTCCTCTTCATGGGCGGCTTCATCCTCGCCCTGGCGATGCAACGGTGGAACCTGCACCGACGCATCGCCCTGGTCACGGTCCGCGCGATGGGGACCAATCCGGCGATGGTCATCGCCGGGTTCATGGTCGCGACCGGCTTCCTGTCGATGTGGGTGTCCAACACCGCCACCGCTGTGATGATGCTGCCGATCGGTGTCTCGGTGCTGATGCTCGTCGTCGGTCTGGAGGATGAGCCGGACCTGGCTGAGGCCGCCGAGGCCGAGGCCGGCGACACCGGGGAGGCGACGGGAGATGACCCCCCGGAGCAGGGCGTGCTGAAGACCAACTTCGGCAGCGCACTCATGCTCGGCATCGCCTACGCGGCGTCCATCGGTTCCCTCGGCACGATCATCGGGACCCCGCCCAACACCCTGCTCGTGGGCTACCTCTCCAAGAACCACGACATCGAGATCGGGTTCGGGCAGTGGATGCTCGTGGGCGTGCCGTTGTCCGTGGTCTTCATGGTCATCTGCTGGTTCCTGCTGACCAAGGTGATCTTCCGGCCGGAGATCGACGAGATCCCCGGCGGGCGGGCCCTGATGTCCCGGGAGCTGGGCAAGCTCGGGCCCATGTCGACGGGGGAGAAGGGAGTTCTGGCGATCTTCGTGCTCGCGGCCGCCTCCTGGGTCGGGGTGCCGTTGATCTGGCCGGACAACACCCCGATCAGCGACGCCGGCATCGCCATGGTCGTCGCGGTGGTCCTCTTCCTGCTGCCGGCCGGGGCCGCTCGGGGGGTGCGGCTGCTGGACTGGGAGAGCGCGGTGCAGCTGCCGTGGGGCGTGCTGCTGCTCTTCGGCGGCGGGCTGGCTCTCTCCGGGCAGTTCGAGTCCTCCGGGCTGACGAAGTGGATCGGTAGCCAGGCCAAGGGGCTCGACGGGGTCCCGGTGATCCTGCTGGTGGTGGTCTTCGGCGCGACGATCATCTTCCTCACCGAGCTGACCAGCAACACGGCGACGGCAGCGACCTTCCTGCCGGTGGCCGGAGGCGTCGCGGTCGGGCTGGACCTGAGCCCGTTGCTGCTGACCATTCCCGTCGCGCTGGCCGCCACCAGCGCCTTCATGCTGCCGGTCGCCACCCCGCCGAATGCCATCGCCTTCGGCTCGGGGTACGTGACCATCCCGCAGATGATGAAGGGCGGTATCTGGCTGAACCTCATCGGCGTCGTGCTGGTGACCGTGACCGTGATGACCTTGGCCGTGTGGGTCTTCTCGATCACCTACTGA
- a CDS encoding TetR family transcriptional regulator, with the protein MGTPASRRERILDAAETRFAGDGFAATGTTAIADGAAVPKGLVFYYFPRKVDILRALLAERLPSHPLCEPTEVARRGDPGASLVALAHALGLAQHESVVLRTIIWRESGTHPEVREHLKALRENVLELTERVLDAAIEHTIDPVMRRQASQTFVAVVMDEANTQRFAGAGPDVAGAARVISSALTSDPARA; encoded by the coding sequence GTGGGTACCCCGGCCTCGCGCCGTGAACGCATCCTCGACGCGGCCGAAACGCGGTTCGCCGGTGACGGATTCGCCGCCACCGGTACCACCGCGATCGCGGACGGGGCCGCCGTGCCCAAGGGCCTGGTCTTCTACTACTTCCCGCGCAAGGTCGACATCCTCCGGGCACTGCTGGCCGAGCGACTCCCGTCCCATCCCCTCTGCGAGCCGACCGAGGTGGCTCGCCGCGGTGATCCCGGCGCCTCCCTCGTCGCGCTCGCCCACGCGCTGGGGTTGGCACAGCACGAGTCGGTCGTGCTGCGCACGATCATCTGGCGTGAGTCCGGGACCCACCCTGAGGTGCGTGAGCACCTGAAGGCCCTGCGCGAGAACGTCCTCGAGCTCACCGAACGGGTCCTCGACGCCGCGATCGAGCACACGATCGACCCGGTGATGCGTCGCCAGGCGTCCCAGACCTTCGTCGCCGTGGTGATGGACGAGGCCAACACACAACGCTTCGCGGGCGCGGGCCCCGACGTCGCCGGCGCGGCCCGGGTCATCAGCAGCGCCCTCACCTCCGACCCGGCCCGAGCCTGA